One window of Brachybacterium ginsengisoli genomic DNA carries:
- a CDS encoding DnaJ family domain-containing protein: protein MDPDVARVESVIDQAIARGDFDDLPGAGQPLDLPAAHDPDWWINQRLADGTIDRQALLPVVVLLRKEYEDRDATLAELTTERAARDYAEDFTARVHEDRRRNPFQRMLAPAWEPDDAAARWRQVRSRRAPDTAPAPAPVEETTGAERRGWWPFGRRG, encoded by the coding sequence ATGGATCCCGACGTCGCACGGGTCGAGTCGGTGATCGACCAGGCGATCGCCCGGGGCGACTTCGACGACCTGCCGGGCGCCGGCCAGCCGCTGGACCTGCCGGCGGCGCATGACCCCGACTGGTGGATCAACCAGCGACTGGCCGACGGCACGATCGATCGCCAGGCCCTGCTGCCCGTGGTCGTCCTGCTGCGCAAGGAGTACGAGGACCGCGACGCGACCCTCGCCGAGCTGACCACCGAGCGCGCCGCCCGCGACTACGCCGAGGACTTCACCGCGCGCGTCCACGAGGACCGCCGCCGCAACCCTTTCCAGCGCATGCTCGCCCCCGCCTGGGAACCCGACGACGCCGCCGCGCGGTGGCGGCAGGTGCGCTCGCGGCGGGCGCCGGACACTGCGCCGGCGCCTGCGCCTGTGGAGGAGACGACCGGCGCAGAGCGCCGCGGCTGGTGGCCGTTCGGCCGACGGGGGTAG
- a CDS encoding serine protein kinase RIO, giving the protein MTTSFDADAFFAKSMYTLTVGELDDDQRWSTWPETAHVLDRGPQPFPDWVVQHDGAIDTELGILKTGKEADAFLLERALPEEHLTGAPGEAVLMVAKRYRSPEHSTFHRSNAYTEGRRTKDSREGRAIAKGSAFGKQVAASQWARTEFDVLGRLWSAGLPVPYPVQIMGTELLMEFIGTDDERGAIAAPRLQETSPDAATITRWAELLRGAVIDLAQLGLVHGDLSPYNILADSRMAEPDPVIIDVPQVLDLIANPNGSDFLRRDCTNVCTWLRAHGAPDALTDSEEWFAAAWRGWEA; this is encoded by the coding sequence ATGACCACGTCCTTCGACGCGGACGCCTTCTTCGCGAAGTCCATGTACACCCTCACCGTCGGCGAGCTCGACGACGACCAGCGCTGGTCCACCTGGCCCGAGACGGCCCACGTCCTCGACCGCGGGCCGCAGCCCTTCCCCGACTGGGTGGTCCAGCACGACGGGGCGATCGACACCGAGCTCGGAATCCTCAAGACGGGCAAGGAGGCCGACGCCTTCCTGCTCGAGCGCGCCCTGCCCGAGGAGCACCTCACCGGTGCCCCGGGCGAGGCCGTGCTGATGGTCGCCAAGCGCTACCGCTCCCCCGAGCACTCCACCTTCCACCGATCCAACGCCTACACCGAGGGTCGACGCACCAAGGATTCCCGCGAGGGCCGCGCCATCGCGAAGGGAAGCGCCTTCGGCAAGCAGGTCGCGGCCTCGCAGTGGGCGCGCACCGAGTTCGACGTGCTGGGCCGGCTGTGGTCCGCCGGGCTGCCGGTCCCCTATCCCGTGCAGATCATGGGCACGGAGCTGCTCATGGAGTTCATCGGCACCGATGACGAGCGCGGAGCGATCGCCGCTCCGCGCCTGCAGGAGACCTCACCAGACGCCGCGACGATCACCCGCTGGGCCGAGCTGCTGCGCGGCGCGGTCATCGACCTCGCCCAGCTCGGGCTGGTCCACGGCGACCTCTCCCCGTACAACATCCTCGCCGACTCGAGGATGGCGGAGCCCGACCCCGTGATCATCGACGTGCCGCAGGTCCTGGACCTGATCGCGAACCCGAACGGCTCCGACTTCCTGCGGAGGGACTGCACGAACGTCTGCACCTGGCTGCGCGCCCACGGAGCGCCCGACGCCCTGACCGACTCCGAGGAATGGTTCGCCGCGGCCTGGCGCGGCTGGGAGGCCTGA